One Methylobacterium sp. 77 DNA window includes the following coding sequences:
- a CDS encoding aliphatic sulfonate ABC transporter substrate-binding protein, with the protein MIHRRHALRAAAALSLLALAPRDTFAADPKILRIGYQKSSTLIALVKQDGSLEKALEPLGVGLSWHEFTSGLPVMEALNAGQIDLSADVADTVPIFAQAANARITYVAQEAASPSAQAIVVGADSAITSVAELKGRKVAVTKGAGSHYLLLAALKAEGIPFKAISPAYLTPADGRTALAAGGVEAWVAWDPFLSAAELQSGARILKDGTGLSLYKRYYLASDEYAAKHGDVLDIVFAKLRDTGSWVKANPAEAANRLGALWKLDPAIVTKANARRTYAVEPVTREGLSEQQTIADAFRSEGLLPRPVDASSLGIWAPTKS; encoded by the coding sequence ATGATCCATCGTCGCCACGCGCTGCGGGCCGCCGCCGCGCTGAGTCTTCTTGCCCTTGCTCCGAGAGACACGTTCGCCGCCGATCCGAAGATTCTGCGCATCGGCTACCAGAAATCCTCGACCCTGATCGCCCTGGTCAAGCAGGATGGCAGCCTGGAAAAGGCGTTGGAACCCCTCGGCGTCGGCCTGTCGTGGCACGAGTTCACCAGCGGCCTGCCGGTGATGGAGGCGCTCAATGCGGGCCAGATCGACCTCTCGGCGGATGTCGCCGATACGGTGCCGATCTTCGCCCAGGCCGCCAATGCGCGGATCACCTACGTGGCGCAGGAAGCCGCCTCCCCGAGCGCTCAGGCCATCGTCGTCGGCGCCGATTCTGCGATCACTTCGGTGGCGGAGCTGAAGGGCCGCAAAGTCGCGGTGACGAAGGGCGCGGGCAGCCATTATCTGCTGCTCGCCGCCCTGAAGGCGGAGGGCATCCCGTTCAAGGCGATCTCCCCTGCCTATCTCACCCCTGCGGATGGGCGCACGGCGCTCGCCGCCGGCGGGGTCGAGGCCTGGGTCGCATGGGATCCGTTCCTGTCGGCTGCCGAGTTGCAATCGGGCGCTCGTATCCTGAAGGACGGCACCGGCCTGTCGCTCTACAAGCGCTATTATCTCGCCTCGGACGAGTATGCAGCCAAGCACGGCGACGTCCTCGACATCGTCTTCGCCAAGCTGCGCGACACCGGAAGCTGGGTGAAGGCCAATCCCGCCGAGGCCGCGAACCGCCTCGGCGCCTTGTGGAAGCTCGATCCGGCCATCGTCACGAAGGCCAATGCCCGCCGCACCTATGCGGTGGAGCCGGTCACCCGAGAGGGTCTCTCGGAGCAGCAGACTATCGCGGATGCGTTCCGCAGCGAAGGCCTCCTGCCGCGCCCCGTCGACGCCTCGTCACTGGGAATCTGGGCGCCGACCAAGTCCTGA
- a CDS encoding cupin domain-containing protein codes for MHDHSDQDHSDHDHAHDHETTHATERWKHDGVRVIPGDKLDSNTAQTPGMFRQAAINHARVGAQKIWAGTVAIAPDAKTGVHHHGALESVIYVVSGRARMRWGDKLEFVAEAGPGDFIFVPPYVPHQEINADPDQPLNCVLVRSDNEAVVVNITDVEPVERPETVHWIDPIHKHP; via the coding sequence ATGCACGACCATTCCGACCAAGACCACTCCGACCACGACCACGCGCATGATCACGAAACGACGCACGCCACCGAGCGCTGGAAGCATGACGGTGTGCGGGTGATCCCCGGCGACAAACTCGATTCCAACACGGCCCAGACGCCGGGCATGTTCCGGCAGGCGGCGATCAACCACGCCCGCGTCGGCGCACAGAAGATCTGGGCCGGCACGGTGGCGATCGCCCCCGACGCCAAGACCGGCGTGCACCATCACGGCGCGTTGGAAAGCGTGATCTACGTGGTCTCCGGTCGCGCACGCATGCGCTGGGGCGACAAGCTCGAATTCGTGGCCGAGGCCGGCCCAGGCGATTTCATCTTCGTACCGCCCTACGTGCCGCACCAGGAGATCAACGCCGATCCGGACCAACCCCTGAACTGCGTCCTGGTGCGCTCCGACAACGAGGCGGTGGTGGTCAACATTACCGACGTGGAGCCGGTCGAGCGTCCCGAGACGGTCCACTGGATCGACCCCATCCACAAGCATCCCTGA
- a CDS encoding ABC transporter substrate-binding protein: MRALIAILALFALSGIARADETILRVGDQRGNARALMEAAGVLADLPYRLEWSEFPAAAPLLEALNAGAIDAGGVGDAPFTFAAAAGVPVKAFLAFRNQQDGLAILVAKDSPIKTVADLRGKSIATNRGSIGHQVVLAALEEVGLPANAVTLRFLPPADAKIALASGSVDAWSTWEPYTSTAEIAGLARVVRDGNGITPGLSFAVASDAALKSKRAQLADFGRRLVSAREWALKDPAPYAAVWSKLIGLPETVPLRWFSRAQYRAVPIDDVVVAHEQRNIELYVRSGLIPAARAPRADAILDRSFEPAAVAIR; this comes from the coding sequence ATGCGCGCGCTCATCGCCATCCTCGCGCTCTTCGCATTGTCCGGCATCGCTCGCGCCGACGAGACGATTCTGCGCGTCGGCGACCAACGCGGCAACGCCCGCGCGCTGATGGAGGCGGCCGGCGTTCTCGCCGACCTGCCCTATCGCCTCGAATGGAGCGAGTTTCCCGCAGCGGCTCCCCTACTCGAAGCCCTCAACGCCGGGGCGATCGATGCCGGCGGCGTCGGCGATGCGCCCTTCACCTTCGCAGCCGCGGCGGGCGTACCGGTGAAGGCCTTCCTCGCCTTCCGCAACCAGCAGGACGGCCTCGCGATTCTGGTGGCCAAGGATTCGCCGATCAAGACGGTGGCCGACCTTCGGGGCAAGAGCATCGCCACCAATCGCGGCTCGATCGGCCATCAGGTCGTCCTCGCCGCATTGGAGGAAGTCGGCTTGCCGGCCAATGCCGTGACCCTGCGCTTCCTGCCCCCGGCGGATGCCAAGATCGCGCTGGCGAGCGGCAGCGTCGATGCGTGGTCGACCTGGGAGCCCTACACCTCCACCGCCGAGATCGCCGGCCTCGCCCGTGTCGTCCGCGACGGCAACGGCATCACTCCGGGCCTGAGTTTCGCGGTGGCAAGCGACGCGGCCCTGAAGTCCAAGAGGGCACAGCTCGCCGATTTCGGTCGGCGTCTCGTGAGCGCGCGGGAATGGGCGTTGAAGGACCCGGCCCCCTACGCAGCGGTGTGGTCGAAACTCATCGGCCTGCCGGAGACCGTGCCTTTGCGCTGGTTCTCACGGGCGCAGTATCGTGCCGTGCCCATCGACGACGTGGTGGTGGCCCACGAGCAGCGCAACATCGAGCTCTATGTCCGCTCCGGTCTGATCCCCGCGGCCCGGGCACCGCGTGCCGACGCCATCCTCGATCGGAGCTTCGAACCGGCCGCCGTCGCGATACGATGA
- a CDS encoding LLM class flavin-dependent oxidoreductase has protein sequence MSFLPADAVEFIGFAAPRYTSETHAASGPAIDRDYLRLLAQAHDWGGFDRILVAFYATAPDALLLSAQIAAVTDRIGLMIAHRTGFTAPTVAARQFATLDQLTGGRVAIHAISGGDDRELAQDGDHLTKDERYARTDEFLTIARQVWTADAPFDFAGEHYRIDRGFSEVKPVDPRGIPVFFGGASPAAIAVAGRHADTYALWGESLDQVREAISKVRAAAAPHGRDPRFSLSFRPILAATEAEAWAKAEDTLARTRATRAAKGLGPAPVPENEGSRRLLAAASQGSRLDKRLYTAIARETGASGNSTALVGTPEQVAEALLDYHDLGVRTFLIRGFDPLEDAIAYGRDLIPTFKRLLAQRGSRAEAA, from the coding sequence ATGAGCTTCCTGCCAGCGGACGCCGTCGAGTTCATCGGCTTCGCCGCCCCACGCTACACGTCCGAAACCCATGCGGCCTCTGGCCCCGCCATCGACCGCGACTACCTGCGGTTGCTCGCCCAGGCCCATGATTGGGGCGGGTTCGACCGGATTCTCGTGGCCTTCTACGCAACGGCGCCGGACGCGCTTCTGCTCTCGGCGCAGATCGCGGCGGTGACCGACCGCATCGGCCTGATGATCGCCCACCGCACCGGCTTCACCGCGCCGACGGTGGCCGCGCGGCAATTCGCGACCCTCGACCAGTTGACGGGCGGCCGCGTCGCCATCCACGCCATCAGCGGCGGCGACGACAGGGAATTGGCGCAGGACGGCGACCACCTCACCAAGGACGAGCGCTACGCCCGCACCGACGAGTTCCTCACCATCGCCCGGCAGGTCTGGACCGCCGATGCGCCGTTCGACTTCGCCGGCGAGCACTACCGGATCGACCGGGGATTCTCCGAGGTGAAGCCGGTGGATCCGCGCGGCATCCCGGTCTTCTTCGGCGGGGCCTCTCCTGCCGCGATCGCTGTGGCCGGCCGCCACGCCGATACCTATGCCCTGTGGGGCGAGAGTCTCGATCAGGTCCGCGAGGCGATCTCCAAGGTTCGGGCGGCGGCGGCGCCCCATGGACGCGATCCCCGCTTCAGCCTGTCGTTCCGGCCGATCCTGGCGGCGACAGAGGCGGAAGCCTGGGCCAAGGCCGAGGACACATTGGCGCGCACCCGCGCCACCCGCGCCGCCAAGGGACTCGGCCCGGCGCCGGTCCCCGAGAACGAGGGCTCGCGCCGGCTGCTCGCGGCGGCGTCCCAGGGCTCGCGACTCGACAAACGCCTGTATACCGCCATCGCCAGGGAGACGGGGGCCTCGGGCAATTCCACCGCCCTCGTCGGCACGCCGGAACAGGTGGCGGAGGCGCTCCTCGACTATCACGACCTCGGAGTGCGGACCTTCCTGATCCGCGGATTCGACCCTCTCGAGGATGCCATCGCCTATGGCCGCGACCTGATCCCGACCTTCAAGCGCCTGCTCGCCCAGCGCGGCTCGCGGGCGGAGGCAGCCTGA